The genomic stretch TCAAAATCCTTAGTAGTTAAATAGAGAAGAAGATTGGGTGCTGTAGGACCAATTTGGCGTGTTAAGCAATTTTATTGCAAGCAATGACAGACCAGCTTTTGCTTCATGCCAATCCAAAGTCTGACTAGTCACTGGTCAAACTACACCAACATTCTATAGGCAAGATATTGACAATAAGTGTAAATTTACTTTATAACTATGGCAGCAAGGGAGAACTTAATTGGATGTTATGTAGGAAGGAAGACCACATATTGTTGGGATTGAAATAATTAGGCGTTATGCAAAAGCTAATAACGTAAATCTTGAGAAGAAGAAATAAGACGATaaaaaaatttatactaaaaaaaacaTTATACGATATTATGATTTAGGTCAATTGACCTTCTTACTAatataaaagaaaacaagactcttttaaCGAGTACATTGTGGATACATGTGAAAGGGGATTTTCAATATATTTATAGAAGTGCAAAACTTGTATTCCAAAAGCAAGCACAAAAGTATTCTACAAGAAAACAAACCCTGAAAAGGCAAAGACTTAATTCCTAGGAACATTTATTACTCTTTTGCAAAAGAGTTTAAAACATCAAACAGGAAACTGGGAAATGACTAGTACTTAGACTTATTCTTGCATATTTTAATATGCACCCAAAATAAGCTTTTGGGAACAAGTAATCAGCACAGTTTTATTTATGCTCCTTCAGCAAGTCAAAGTTCATGACGTCAGGACCAATATCAGAAAATTCATCTGGCATCTTTTCCCAATTTAGGCTTGGCTCCCAATCTGCCTCTTTGAGTATCTTCAAGATTTTCTTGACCAAAATGTCACTTCCTTCCTTTGCTAAATGCATCCCATCcctacaaaaataaataaatatataaaataaaattattagaAGCCCACCATTTATTCATGAATTCTTATAAACTTTCCCTCTTTCCTTGGTTCAAAAAGAATTATGATAATATTGTTTCAACTTATGTAGCGTAATTCGCTTGAGCATACAGTTTAAAAGGAGAAAGACTTTAAGAACTTATGGTCTTACAAATATGTAGCAGAATTCAACTTACCAGAAGACCGTAGTCAACCAATCAGGACGTTCCTGAAGCGCTGACCAAAAGTCTATAACCTTCACGCCTAATTCTTGACCTAATTTAACACCAGCTTCTGAGTATATGTGACAAGTCTCATTATCTCTACCTCGATTATCGCTGAATTccaaaaaataaagagaaatgaATAGTTTCAAACCATTGTTAACAGATTTACATGAGAATTAAACAAGAGGTTATCTTTCAATATCAAGGTTAATTACCCATAATGTTGGATAAGTTGTTCCTCGTTCACCGGAGGAGCGCTTAGCATAATTAGACGAGTCTTTTCTGAGAGGCTCTGTGACATATGTGATATATGTGACAAGTCTATGTTAGAATATCAAATAAAGTGTAGGAGTAATAGCTAAAAAAAGGTTTCAAATAATGATAACAGGTAAATCCGCGCTCAATATTTATGAATGTCATTCTTCAAAGTTTACCTTGATATGAAGTATAATCTTCCTCATGTTTTCAATATATTCTTCAAGAGGGACATGACTGCTGTTAGGAAAATCAGGATGGCAAGAATCATTCCCACCAAAATAAAGTATGACAAGATCAGGCTGAATTTCCGCATCCTACATCGGAATTAagcaaataataaattaaatttcCAGATCAATgaactttattttcttttgataGAAAAAAATAAACTTCATAAATAAATTGTGGAACATCGACTGGTGTAAACTCTTGGGTTTATATTTGGGTAAAATTCACAACGTAACATTGTTGGTTTATATTTTTGCAAGAAAAAGGTCCAACATAAATCATTGAAAAGGAAGGATACATGCAATATTCCATGAAGCATATTTAGGTACCTTTGGGAACACTTTCTCGTAAATATTAAGAGCCATCTTTGAGTTCCAACCAGCATATCCACGCAATGTTATATCGGCCTGTTCCAATTATAGAATAAAAAAATTAGTTTAAAGTTGAAATGGTACTCAAAAGGCAATAGTAGAAGAAAATTAAAGGGATGACAATGGGGCGATGCGGGTACGGTGTAGGTTTCAACTTATGCGAGTGCGGGCGGGGGTGGATGGACGCGGGGTGGGttgaattttttttacaaaaatgagcgCGGTTGCGGGTGTTAGGATAATTTTATCTTTCCTAGAATCTGATTATAAAATTCTTCTGCTAAGCATGCAATTTTGATCAATCTTCCTTATTAATTCCTTTAGGCTTTATCATATTATATCCGGTGTTTATTCCGTCATCTTAAATTGGTATATTACAAAAAATTTGCTATATTTAGTTTGCATTATCAAATTAGTTATGCATTTAGATCATCATTATTACTATAAGACCAATTAACGTTATTGAATTCATATTTGTCCAGAAACTAATCCTAAGAAGATTAAAAAATGATCAGTAGACATAGTACCAAAACGTTTTACTCCTTCAATTTTTTGGGTTTGCTTTCTTTCTAATAATGCTTTTGATTCTTGATTTTAAAAgtcctaaaataaaaaaaaacaactaGCTCTATTAGTACAAGTTAACAAAAAAATGTTTGGGAAAAAAATACTCATTAAAATtaataagtaaaaaaaaagagaaaattttgtCCTATGTGGTGCGGGACGGTGCGGGATAAAAACATAAAATTTTGTTATGCGAGGCGTGGCGGGTTGAAGCCTTTGCAGGTTGAGGCAGAACCTAACCCGCAATCGCCCCGCCCCATTGCCATCTCCATCAAGAAATACCTTGCGAGAGTAGAGGGTATTGAGGGTTGCACCCCAACCTTGAAAGTAGTAGCTGATCTGAACTATTGATGACCCAAATAGGACAAACGATGGACGAATTGGTCCTACCATTTTTTTCCCCTTAAATTTTTTTATGTCTTTTCTCTTAACAAATTTTCCCTTTTGATGCCAGAAACAGTTTCACGTACTGTAGTATTTATAATGGCAGATGCCTACATGTAACAAGATTTTTTCCTCCACGTGCATACAAATATCATAATATGCCATGCACGTTTTATATTCGTTCACCTTTATTCTTTGTTCGTTCATCTTTATTTATTCCTTCACCTTTATTCCTAGTACTAACTATATTCTAAAAATTCTAATCTTCTCCACACAGCTAGCCATATTATGATTTCTGATTATTTACACTCTCTACTTACTATATTATCACACACATCAAGAGCAATGGACTTGTGACGACTGATTTTGTCGCACTTTACGTGGGAAATCTTTGAATATATTGCGATTATTTTTCCCAATATTATGGAACCATAGATGTCGATCATGGGGGAAAAAGTTGTCTACTTTTTCACGGACAATTtggaaacccccccccccctagGGGCGGGGTGTCGAGGAACTTGTAGCTTTTTAAACAACCAGCATATAAAAAACGTGAGTTGAAAAACTGTTGTTGTTTGAGTTTAAACAAAAAGAACACGGCAATTGCATTTGTCAACGCCTCAAACTCGTGATAATTAATGTATAATAAAGAAATTCATTATCAAAGCCAAATTATGTGTGATGTATATCCTTACATCGGCAGCGCCAGAATTGAAAGTATACGAGTTTTGAAATATTTACTATTAAACATATAGCTCGTTCTAGTTATTAATCATAATTAAATTTTTATGTATATTTAGGTTTCCTAAGACAAACACATGGCTTAATAAAAGTTACTAGATTCGTCTGAATCCGTACTTAATACTATAACTCTACGCCCTTGCTTACACATGCATATTATAAGCTATGGCAATTCATAGCTTAATTAAGTGAATAACGAAAACGCGAAATCCAAAAAACGAAAGTCCTTCAAAAATTCTAACAAGATAAAGATATGAGTGGGTTGGTagtttatgtatatattaaaCAAATGAAGAAAATTAACAAAGGAATATAGAATTTACAATCCTCAATTGTAATAGTAGTGCCCAACCTAAGAACCTGGGAGACTAAGGGTTGTTAAAATGAAGTTTAAAAATGTGCCTTCTTAATTTCGGGCTTAGCTTGGCGACTAAAGTTAGAGCCTCAGTTTAATTGTTACCGAAGACACAAAGGATAGAAGTTGTATTGATTATATTCGCTCGCACAACAAATACAATCAAAGCGAAATGCACAAAAGTAGAATGCTCTCTTGGAAGTTGAACTGATCAAGAGTTCCGCTTACTAAGAGGGTGGTCTAATTAACCAACTGAGCTACAAGAGCTTAGCTTGTTGCTCTCTTGTTTCAATTCAAAACAATTGATCTCTTCTTTCAGTACTTTTAGATGAATTTGttataaaatcaaatacaactaTGAATAGTAATTTTCTGAAATCTAATTAGTATAGCTACGAATAGTAAATACAATGTATATATTTGTTGTGTGCGtaattttcctaaaaaataagGATGGTTTGAAGTAAGGTTTCAAActacttacaaaaaaaaaaaaaaaatggaactCCTAACCACATTATTAATCATAACACTAACAAAAAATCATATACTTAGAAGAGACTAGAGAGTATCCAAGAAGGATGAAATATTTGCAGACAAAGCAATCAATGGACGGTGGGAAGGAGGAATAATGTGGTACAATAGATGGATTAAGGAAGGAGGACCATTAGTAGGAGCTTGGATAACATTTGattaaagttaaaaaaaaaaaaagagtatatGAAGTTGAAATTGAAAATGCATGGTTATATGAAAGTTGAAGTTGTGTTTAAGAAAATGAATTTAACTTGGCAAAAAAAATTGAAGTATTGTGAGTAAAAAGTAAAAACTAACCATTACCTCAGTTGAAAATACTCCTCAGACTTGTCTTTCAAACTTCatattcttttttttcaaattgaagTTGAAATAATGGACTAGATTTAAAAT from Nicotiana sylvestris chromosome 12, ASM39365v2, whole genome shotgun sequence encodes the following:
- the LOC104242948 gene encoding GDSL esterase/lipase WDL1-like encodes the protein MVGPIRPSFVLFGSSIVQISYYFQGWGATLNTLYSRKADITLRGYAGWNSKMALNIYEKVFPKDAEIQPDLVILYFGGNDSCHPDFPNSSHVPLEEYIENMRKIILHIKSLSEKTRLIMLSAPPVNEEQLIQHYGDNRGRDNETCHIYSEAGVKLGQELGVKVIDFWSALQERPDWLTTVFWDGMHLAKEGSDILVKKILKILKEADWEPSLNWEKMPDEFSDIGPDVMNFDLLKEHK